A single Phoenix dactylifera cultivar Barhee BC4 chromosome 1, palm_55x_up_171113_PBpolish2nd_filt_p, whole genome shotgun sequence DNA region contains:
- the LOC103709848 gene encoding putative clathrin assembly protein At5g35200 isoform X2 — MAGIGSTQQSIRKALGALKDSTTVGLAKVNSDYKELDIAVVKATNHVEQLPKEKHMRTIFDAVSASRPRADVAYCINSLAKRLTKTSNWAVALKTLIVFHCSLREIDPSFHEALINYTRSRGRMLNVSHFRDDSSPNAWDYSAWVRTYALYLEEWLECYGILKYDVGTEHSRTSELDTADLLEQLPALQQLLFRLLCCQVASEGIKIYCAINEGTLNLVDKFFEMQHHDAIRALEIYRKAGYQAERLFDFYEFCKGLDLGRGKNFVKIEQPPASFIAAMEEYVKDAPRALPPNQNVVDGDRGVTPRAILAIEHKKSKDDHENSDLILAPTLAKPEPSAAEIAEAPEQAPVTELLGLDDFNQCATKLEEENALALAIVGDDNPLKNTNNSNLTSETASGWELALFDFPSSNSSAVAESKLAGGLDKLTLESLYDDAIARRTNPGESYQMGQMAPNPFDAVQHPQDPFYASNTITPPASVQMAAMAQQQAYMMQQQQQPLRQDGSNPFGNPYGALGVPSYPPHNPYTGYM, encoded by the exons ATGGCTGGAATTGGTAGCACTCAGCAGAGCATAAGAAAAGCCCTCGGAGCATTGAAGGACTCCACAACAGTTGGATTGGCAAAAGTAAACAGTGATTACAAG GAATTGGATATTGCAGTTGTCAAGGCCACTAACCATGTGGAACAGTTGCCAAAGGAGAAACATATGCGCA CTATTTTCGATGCTGTATCGGCTTCGAGACCTCGTGCTGATGTTGCATATTGCATCAATTCTCTAGCTAAACGGCTCACCAAAACATCCAATTGGGCT GTTGCCTTGAAAACTTTGATTGTCTTCCATTGTTCTTTGAGAGAAATTGATCCCTCATTTCATGAAGCACTCATCAATTATACCAGGAGCAGAGGTCGTATGCTGAATGTATCCCATTTCAGGGATGACTCAAGTCCAAATG CATGGGATTATTCTGCTTGGGTTCGAACATATGCTTTGTATCTAGAGGAGTGGCTAGAGTGCTATGGCATATTGAAGTATGATGTCGGGACAGAACACTCT AGAACTTCGGAACTTGACACTGCTGATTTGCTTGAGCAATTACCTGCTTTGCAACAGCTGCTTTTTCGTCTGCTTTGTTGCCAG GTAGCTAGTGAAGGTATTAAGATATACTGTGCAATTAATGAAGGAACTCTAAATTTGGTGGACAAG TTCTTTGAGATGCAACACCATGATGCCATCAGGGCACTTGAAATTTATCGGAAGGCAGGGTATCAG GCGGAGAGGCTGTTTGATTTCTATGAGTTCTGTAAGGGTCTTGATCTGGGTCGGGGCAAAAATTTTGTTAAAATCGAACAG CCTCCTGCAtcatttattgcagcaatggaAGAGTATGTGAAGGATGCTCCACGTGCTTTACCTCCTAATCAGAATGTG GTAGATGGTGACAGAGGAGTAACTCCTCGAGCCATCTTGGCCATTGAGCACAAAAAATCAAAGGATGATCATGAAAACTCTGACCTGATCCTGGCGCCAACCCTTGCAAAACCTGAACCTTCTGCAGCTGAGATTGCTGAAGCTCCAGAACAAGCTCCAGTAACTGAACTCTTG GGTTTGGATGATTTCAACCAGTGTGCAACAAAATTGGAAGAGGAAAATGCCCTAGCACTCGCAATTGTTGGTGATG ATAATCCAttaaaaaatacaaataattCCAATCTTACAAGTGAAACTGCTTCTGGATGGGAGCTTGCACTTTTTGATTTTCCTAGTTCCAATAGTAGTGCTGTCGCAGAGAGCAAACTG GCTGGTGGGCTAGACAAGTTGACCCTGGAAAGTTTATACGATGATGCAATTGCAAGAAGAACAAATCCTGGTGAGAGCTACCAGATGGGTCAAATGGCGCCGAATCCCTTTGATGCAGTTCAACACCCCCAAGATCCTTTCTATGCCTCCAACACTATAACACCACCTGCCAGTGTGCAGATGGCCGCGATGGCGCAGCAGCAAGCATACAtgatgcagcagcagcagcaaccaTTGAGACAGGATGGCAGTAATCCCTTTGGCAATCCATATGGAGCCCTAGGTGTTCCATCTTACCCTCCTCATAATCCATACACAGGGTACATGTAA
- the LOC103709848 gene encoding putative clathrin assembly protein At5g35200 isoform X3, which yields MWNSCQRRNICAVALKTLIVFHCSLREIDPSFHEALINYTRSRGRMLNVSHFRDDSSPNAWDYSAWVRTYALYLEEWLECYGILKYDVGTEHSRTSELDTADLLEQLPALQQLLFRLLCCQPEGSAVYNSMIRYALSIVASEGIKIYCAINEGTLNLVDKFFEMQHHDAIRALEIYRKAGYQAERLFDFYEFCKGLDLGRGKNFVKIEQPPASFIAAMEEYVKDAPRALPPNQNVVDGDRGVTPRAILAIEHKKSKDDHENSDLILAPTLAKPEPSAAEIAEAPEQAPVTELLGLDDFNQCATKLEEENALALAIVGDDNPLKNTNNSNLTSETASGWELALFDFPSSNSSAVAESKLAGGLDKLTLESLYDDAIARRTNPGESYQMGQMAPNPFDAVQHPQDPFYASNTITPPASVQMAAMAQQQAYMMQQQQQPLRQDGSNPFGNPYGALGVPSYPPHNPYTGYM from the exons ATGTGGAACAGTTGCCAAAGGAGAAACATATGCGCA GTTGCCTTGAAAACTTTGATTGTCTTCCATTGTTCTTTGAGAGAAATTGATCCCTCATTTCATGAAGCACTCATCAATTATACCAGGAGCAGAGGTCGTATGCTGAATGTATCCCATTTCAGGGATGACTCAAGTCCAAATG CATGGGATTATTCTGCTTGGGTTCGAACATATGCTTTGTATCTAGAGGAGTGGCTAGAGTGCTATGGCATATTGAAGTATGATGTCGGGACAGAACACTCT AGAACTTCGGAACTTGACACTGCTGATTTGCTTGAGCAATTACCTGCTTTGCAACAGCTGCTTTTTCGTCTGCTTTGTTGCCAG CCAGAGGGTTCAGCTGTATATAATAGCATGATTAGATATGCACTTTCAATT GTAGCTAGTGAAGGTATTAAGATATACTGTGCAATTAATGAAGGAACTCTAAATTTGGTGGACAAG TTCTTTGAGATGCAACACCATGATGCCATCAGGGCACTTGAAATTTATCGGAAGGCAGGGTATCAG GCGGAGAGGCTGTTTGATTTCTATGAGTTCTGTAAGGGTCTTGATCTGGGTCGGGGCAAAAATTTTGTTAAAATCGAACAG CCTCCTGCAtcatttattgcagcaatggaAGAGTATGTGAAGGATGCTCCACGTGCTTTACCTCCTAATCAGAATGTG GTAGATGGTGACAGAGGAGTAACTCCTCGAGCCATCTTGGCCATTGAGCACAAAAAATCAAAGGATGATCATGAAAACTCTGACCTGATCCTGGCGCCAACCCTTGCAAAACCTGAACCTTCTGCAGCTGAGATTGCTGAAGCTCCAGAACAAGCTCCAGTAACTGAACTCTTG GGTTTGGATGATTTCAACCAGTGTGCAACAAAATTGGAAGAGGAAAATGCCCTAGCACTCGCAATTGTTGGTGATG ATAATCCAttaaaaaatacaaataattCCAATCTTACAAGTGAAACTGCTTCTGGATGGGAGCTTGCACTTTTTGATTTTCCTAGTTCCAATAGTAGTGCTGTCGCAGAGAGCAAACTG GCTGGTGGGCTAGACAAGTTGACCCTGGAAAGTTTATACGATGATGCAATTGCAAGAAGAACAAATCCTGGTGAGAGCTACCAGATGGGTCAAATGGCGCCGAATCCCTTTGATGCAGTTCAACACCCCCAAGATCCTTTCTATGCCTCCAACACTATAACACCACCTGCCAGTGTGCAGATGGCCGCGATGGCGCAGCAGCAAGCATACAtgatgcagcagcagcagcaaccaTTGAGACAGGATGGCAGTAATCCCTTTGGCAATCCATATGGAGCCCTAGGTGTTCCATCTTACCCTCCTCATAATCCATACACAGGGTACATGTAA
- the LOC103709848 gene encoding putative clathrin assembly protein At5g35200 isoform X1 has protein sequence MAGIGSTQQSIRKALGALKDSTTVGLAKVNSDYKELDIAVVKATNHVEQLPKEKHMRTIFDAVSASRPRADVAYCINSLAKRLTKTSNWAVALKTLIVFHCSLREIDPSFHEALINYTRSRGRMLNVSHFRDDSSPNAWDYSAWVRTYALYLEEWLECYGILKYDVGTEHSRTSELDTADLLEQLPALQQLLFRLLCCQPEGSAVYNSMIRYALSIVASEGIKIYCAINEGTLNLVDKFFEMQHHDAIRALEIYRKAGYQAERLFDFYEFCKGLDLGRGKNFVKIEQPPASFIAAMEEYVKDAPRALPPNQNVVDGDRGVTPRAILAIEHKKSKDDHENSDLILAPTLAKPEPSAAEIAEAPEQAPVTELLGLDDFNQCATKLEEENALALAIVGDDNPLKNTNNSNLTSETASGWELALFDFPSSNSSAVAESKLAGGLDKLTLESLYDDAIARRTNPGESYQMGQMAPNPFDAVQHPQDPFYASNTITPPASVQMAAMAQQQAYMMQQQQQPLRQDGSNPFGNPYGALGVPSYPPHNPYTGYM, from the exons ATGGCTGGAATTGGTAGCACTCAGCAGAGCATAAGAAAAGCCCTCGGAGCATTGAAGGACTCCACAACAGTTGGATTGGCAAAAGTAAACAGTGATTACAAG GAATTGGATATTGCAGTTGTCAAGGCCACTAACCATGTGGAACAGTTGCCAAAGGAGAAACATATGCGCA CTATTTTCGATGCTGTATCGGCTTCGAGACCTCGTGCTGATGTTGCATATTGCATCAATTCTCTAGCTAAACGGCTCACCAAAACATCCAATTGGGCT GTTGCCTTGAAAACTTTGATTGTCTTCCATTGTTCTTTGAGAGAAATTGATCCCTCATTTCATGAAGCACTCATCAATTATACCAGGAGCAGAGGTCGTATGCTGAATGTATCCCATTTCAGGGATGACTCAAGTCCAAATG CATGGGATTATTCTGCTTGGGTTCGAACATATGCTTTGTATCTAGAGGAGTGGCTAGAGTGCTATGGCATATTGAAGTATGATGTCGGGACAGAACACTCT AGAACTTCGGAACTTGACACTGCTGATTTGCTTGAGCAATTACCTGCTTTGCAACAGCTGCTTTTTCGTCTGCTTTGTTGCCAG CCAGAGGGTTCAGCTGTATATAATAGCATGATTAGATATGCACTTTCAATT GTAGCTAGTGAAGGTATTAAGATATACTGTGCAATTAATGAAGGAACTCTAAATTTGGTGGACAAG TTCTTTGAGATGCAACACCATGATGCCATCAGGGCACTTGAAATTTATCGGAAGGCAGGGTATCAG GCGGAGAGGCTGTTTGATTTCTATGAGTTCTGTAAGGGTCTTGATCTGGGTCGGGGCAAAAATTTTGTTAAAATCGAACAG CCTCCTGCAtcatttattgcagcaatggaAGAGTATGTGAAGGATGCTCCACGTGCTTTACCTCCTAATCAGAATGTG GTAGATGGTGACAGAGGAGTAACTCCTCGAGCCATCTTGGCCATTGAGCACAAAAAATCAAAGGATGATCATGAAAACTCTGACCTGATCCTGGCGCCAACCCTTGCAAAACCTGAACCTTCTGCAGCTGAGATTGCTGAAGCTCCAGAACAAGCTCCAGTAACTGAACTCTTG GGTTTGGATGATTTCAACCAGTGTGCAACAAAATTGGAAGAGGAAAATGCCCTAGCACTCGCAATTGTTGGTGATG ATAATCCAttaaaaaatacaaataattCCAATCTTACAAGTGAAACTGCTTCTGGATGGGAGCTTGCACTTTTTGATTTTCCTAGTTCCAATAGTAGTGCTGTCGCAGAGAGCAAACTG GCTGGTGGGCTAGACAAGTTGACCCTGGAAAGTTTATACGATGATGCAATTGCAAGAAGAACAAATCCTGGTGAGAGCTACCAGATGGGTCAAATGGCGCCGAATCCCTTTGATGCAGTTCAACACCCCCAAGATCCTTTCTATGCCTCCAACACTATAACACCACCTGCCAGTGTGCAGATGGCCGCGATGGCGCAGCAGCAAGCATACAtgatgcagcagcagcagcaaccaTTGAGACAGGATGGCAGTAATCCCTTTGGCAATCCATATGGAGCCCTAGGTGTTCCATCTTACCCTCCTCATAATCCATACACAGGGTACATGTAA